The Candidatus Bathyarchaeota archaeon genome contains a region encoding:
- a CDS encoding archease: MVDKKFEFLEHVGDAYIAAYGESLEEAFSNAGLAMFEVMTDTKLIEPQLRDEIKVEGEDEIVLLHNWLEALLLKFEIELKLYSIFNVKKITQVNNLFYLEAEVFGEAFDKNKHLSKTEVKAVTYHKMSISQESGKFIAKFILDL; encoded by the coding sequence ATGGTTGATAAAAAATTTGAGTTTTTAGAGCATGTGGGCGACGCTTATATAGCTGCTTATGGTGAAAGCTTAGAAGAAGCTTTTAGTAATGCTGGATTAGCTATGTTCGAAGTTATGACGGATACAAAATTAATTGAACCTCAATTGAGGGATGAAATTAAAGTTGAAGGAGAAGATGAAATAGTGCTTCTTCATAATTGGCTTGAAGCTTTACTCTTAAAGTTTGAAATAGAATTAAAGCTTTACTCGATTTTTAACGTTAAAAAAATAACGCAGGTAAATAATTTATTTTATTTAGAGGCTGAAGTTTTTGGGGAAGCATTTGATAAAAATAAGCATTTATCTAAAACAGAGGTTAAAGCAGTAACTTACCATAAGATGAGTATTTCTCAAGAGTCGGGTAAATTTATAGCAAAGTTTATTTTGGATTTATAA
- a CDS encoding divalent-cation tolerance protein CutA → MKKEMYIIVFITCQSIKEAEKIAKILLSKRLVACVNILPRIKSFYWWKGKIEKSQESLLIIKSKTSLLNKLINKVKLIHSYEIPEIIAFPIIGGYNNYIKWLNSELINQNDSNLIHK, encoded by the coding sequence TTGAAAAAAGAAATGTACATAATTGTTTTTATAACATGCCAAAGCATTAAGGAAGCTGAAAAAATAGCTAAGATATTACTTTCTAAAAGATTGGTTGCATGCGTTAACATTTTACCTCGAATTAAAAGTTTTTATTGGTGGAAAGGAAAAATTGAAAAGTCTCAAGAATCCTTGTTAATAATTAAATCTAAAACATCATTATTAAATAAATTAATTAACAAAGTAAAATTAATCCATTCTTATGAAATTCCAGAAATAATAGCTTTCCCAATTATAGGAGGGTATAATAATTATATTAAATGGCTGAATAGTGAGCTTATCAACCAAAATGACTCAAATCTCATTCATAAATAA
- a CDS encoding valine--tRNA ligase yields the protein MELPKTYNPKDNESKWQKLWEEWGIYRFNFKDETKPTYAIDTPPPYPSGEFHMGNALNWCYFDFIARYKRMKGFNVHFPQGWDCHGLPTEVRAETKFKVRKKDLSINEFRKLCIQLTLEYINEMKTTMKKIGYSIDWFLEYKTMDPEYYKLTQLSFILLYKKGKLYRGEHPVNWCPRCETAIAEAEVEYIERETILNYIKFKLIDEAEKDLLIATTRPELISACVAVAVNPNDERYLNIIGKFVEIPLFNKKVKIISDDEVDPKFGTGVVMICTYGDKTDVKWQKRHNLPQIIVITEDGKMNEKAGKYAGLFIHECKKAIIEDLEKENLIVKKEFLKQSVGTCWRCHTPVEILSKPQWFMKTREMTDEVIKWTEKVEWIPSFAKKRMIDWALSLDWDWVISRQRMFATPIPVWYCVKCKEIIVAEKEWLPIDPRFEKPKISSCPKCGSNEFTGEIDVMDTWMDSSITCAVHAGWPNNPKTFKKLFPADLQPNGLDIIRTWDYYLMVKHLALFNIAPYKTVLINGMVRGSDGRMMHKSYGNYVEANAVIEKYGADALRQWAAGGGSTGYDVPFRWSDVEYGKRFLTKLWNASRFILMNLNNFKMEDKQYKLEVLDKWLLSKLEKLTEEVTNALENFQFNIAIEAIRNFTWHIFCDHYLEAVKLRLKLPKDSLSKEAAQYTLVYTLYRIIQLLAPICPHITETIYQIIKPIVNGKSEQSIHLTKWPSQNKNLISNEDEKLGDLIVNVIATIRRLKAEKKVSLKTPLSKAIIYVKEKEALSKYLDLIAQTCIINFIEVKSLIDEEDIKVEVTL from the coding sequence TTGGAGCTGCCTAAAACCTATAACCCTAAAGATAATGAATCTAAATGGCAAAAGCTTTGGGAAGAATGGGGAATCTACCGATTTAACTTTAAAGATGAAACTAAACCAACATACGCCATTGATACTCCACCCCCATATCCCAGCGGAGAATTTCATATGGGAAACGCTTTAAACTGGTGTTACTTCGATTTTATAGCTAGATATAAACGAATGAAAGGTTTTAACGTTCATTTTCCTCAAGGCTGGGATTGCCATGGACTTCCAACAGAAGTTAGAGCTGAAACAAAATTTAAAGTTAGAAAAAAAGATCTTTCAATAAACGAGTTTAGAAAGCTCTGCATTCAATTAACGCTAGAATATATTAATGAAATGAAGACTACAATGAAGAAAATAGGATATTCTATAGATTGGTTTTTAGAATATAAAACTATGGATCCGGAATATTATAAGCTTACACAACTCTCATTTATTCTTCTTTATAAGAAAGGTAAGCTTTATAGAGGAGAGCACCCAGTAAACTGGTGTCCTAGATGCGAAACAGCTATAGCTGAAGCTGAAGTAGAATATATCGAGAGAGAAACAATTTTAAACTATATTAAATTTAAATTAATTGATGAAGCTGAAAAGGATCTTTTAATAGCTACAACTAGGCCTGAACTTATTTCAGCATGTGTTGCTGTAGCAGTTAATCCAAATGATGAGAGATACTTAAATATAATTGGAAAATTTGTTGAAATCCCATTATTTAATAAAAAAGTTAAAATTATATCAGATGATGAAGTTGACCCAAAATTTGGAACAGGTGTTGTAATGATTTGTACCTATGGAGATAAAACTGATGTGAAATGGCAGAAAAGACATAATTTACCGCAAATTATAGTTATAACTGAGGATGGTAAAATGAATGAAAAAGCTGGAAAATACGCTGGATTATTTATTCATGAATGCAAAAAAGCGATTATTGAAGATTTAGAGAAAGAAAACTTAATAGTTAAAAAAGAGTTTTTAAAGCAAAGCGTTGGCACATGCTGGAGATGCCATACACCTGTAGAAATATTATCTAAACCTCAATGGTTTATGAAAACTAGAGAAATGACTGATGAAGTTATTAAATGGACTGAAAAAGTTGAATGGATTCCATCTTTCGCTAAAAAAAGAATGATTGATTGGGCTTTATCTTTAGATTGGGATTGGGTTATCTCAAGGCAAAGAATGTTCGCTACACCAATTCCAGTTTGGTATTGCGTAAAATGCAAGGAAATTATTGTTGCGGAAAAAGAGTGGCTTCCAATAGATCCTAGATTTGAAAAACCTAAAATTTCTTCTTGCCCTAAATGTGGATCAAATGAATTTACTGGAGAAATCGATGTGATGGATACATGGATGGACTCATCAATTACATGCGCTGTGCATGCTGGTTGGCCAAACAACCCTAAAACATTTAAGAAGCTTTTTCCAGCTGATCTTCAACCAAACGGCTTAGACATAATTAGAACTTGGGATTACTATCTTATGGTTAAACATTTAGCTTTATTTAATATAGCTCCATATAAAACTGTTTTAATTAATGGAATGGTAAGAGGATCAGATGGAAGAATGATGCATAAATCTTATGGAAATTATGTGGAAGCTAACGCTGTTATTGAAAAATATGGAGCAGATGCGCTTAGACAATGGGCTGCTGGCGGAGGTTCAACAGGATACGATGTGCCATTTAGGTGGAGTGACGTTGAGTATGGGAAAAGATTTTTAACAAAACTTTGGAATGCTTCAAGGTTTATTCTAATGAACTTAAACAATTTTAAGATGGAGGATAAACAATATAAGCTGGAGGTTTTAGATAAATGGCTTCTTAGCAAACTTGAAAAGCTTACAGAAGAGGTAACCAATGCGCTAGAAAACTTTCAATTTAACATAGCTATAGAAGCTATAAGAAACTTTACATGGCATATTTTTTGCGATCATTATTTAGAGGCTGTAAAGCTTCGACTCAAGCTGCCGAAAGATAGTTTAAGCAAGGAAGCTGCTCAATACACTTTAGTCTACACTTTATATAGAATAATCCAACTGTTAGCTCCTATATGCCCTCATATAACTGAGACCATTTATCAAATAATTAAACCAATAGTTAATGGGAAAAGTGAACAAAGCATTCACTTAACTAAGTGGCCTTCACAAAACAAAAATTTAATTTCAAATGAAGATGAAAAACTTGGTGATTTAATAGTAAACGTTATAGCAACTATCAGGCGGCTGAAAGCTGAAAAAAAAGTTTCATTAAAAACTCCATTAAGCAAAGCAATAATTTATGTTAAAGAGAAAGAAGCTTTAAGTAAATATTTAGATTTGATTGCTCAAACATGCATCATAAACTTTATTGAAGTTAAATCTTTAATTGATGAAGAAGATATTAAAGTTGAAGTAACACTTTAA
- a CDS encoding CPBP family intramembrane metalloprotease produces MNAVKTLFKVAELSLSASITIIVATYFFSIPLGFILMFLNKENAALIASKVKVLIIFFAIDFWSPLRVNLGFLFAILLLLYSLCLIASWKLDTPFHKAVLNPKLLSKNWLTLMPLASSSLLIAIIFIQSLQETHGIPTGSIQFQNPYEALFSLAYSPIIEELGFRISLIGLASIISCLIKTIKAPKTLILKTLVLAFLYPDKAKKTIGIENIEANGWFKGVKLGEWLLLILTSLGFGLAHYLAGSGWEMGKITSASLAGLIFGLVYLRYGAHASILFHWFFNYYGYIYDLAVEKQFLNSIISTLINWFTFGLGILTIGFFIVSFMAKSLRFIASKNSSFIKRFKL; encoded by the coding sequence TTGAATGCTGTTAAAACGCTTTTTAAGGTTGCAGAATTAAGTTTAAGCGCATCTATAACAATTATAGTAGCTACATATTTTTTTTCTATTCCCTTAGGTTTCATCTTAATGTTTTTAAATAAAGAAAACGCAGCTTTAATTGCTAGCAAAGTTAAAGTTTTAATAATTTTTTTCGCTATAGATTTTTGGTCTCCATTAAGAGTTAATTTAGGTTTTTTATTCGCAATATTACTCTTATTATATTCATTATGTTTAATTGCTTCATGGAAGCTTGACACACCATTTCATAAAGCAGTTTTGAATCCAAAATTACTTTCTAAAAATTGGTTAACGCTTATGCCTTTAGCTTCAAGCTCTCTTTTAATCGCAATAATTTTTATTCAAAGCCTTCAAGAAACACATGGCATTCCAACAGGCTCTATTCAATTTCAAAACCCTTATGAAGCTTTATTTAGTTTAGCTTACTCGCCTATAATTGAAGAGTTAGGGTTTAGAATATCCCTTATAGGGTTAGCCTCAATAATTTCCTGTTTAATTAAAACAATTAAAGCTCCTAAAACCTTGATTTTAAAAACTTTAGTTTTAGCCTTTCTTTATCCAGATAAAGCTAAAAAAACTATTGGTATAGAAAATATTGAAGCAAATGGATGGTTTAAAGGCGTAAAGCTTGGAGAATGGCTACTGTTAATTTTAACTTCATTAGGTTTTGGTTTAGCGCATTATCTTGCCGGTTCAGGTTGGGAAATGGGAAAAATAACTTCAGCTTCATTAGCAGGCTTAATTTTTGGTTTGGTTTATCTTCGATACGGCGCTCACGCCTCAATTTTATTTCACTGGTTTTTTAATTATTACGGATACATTTACGATTTAGCTGTTGAAAAACAGTTTTTAAATTCAATAATTTCAACATTAATTAATTGGTTTACATTCGGTTTAGGAATTTTAACAATTGGCTTTTTTATAGTAAGCTTTATGGCTAAAAGCTTGCGGTTTATTGCATCTAAAAACTCCAGCTTTATAAAGAGATTTAAACTTTAA
- a CDS encoding methionine adenosyltransferase has translation MSNNIVVAELKQIPLENQPIEICERKGVGHPDYICDAIANEVSIALSKEYLKKFGAIMHHNIDKGLLVAGEVERRFGGGKVLNPMLMVFGDRATFKVDEEEIPVNEIVVKTAREWFKRNLRFVNPEEHVKYQVELKRGSEALTDIFKRGGKILGANDTSAAVGFFPMTETEKIVFETERFLNSKDFKKKHPESGEDVKIMGLRKNNNLQLTIAMAFVDKFIESEDDYFKRKSEILEEVKEFVNSKTNMKTSISLNTLDRKGRGMGGMYLTVLGTSADDGDCGQVGRGNRVNGIIPLNRPTSSEAAAGKNPVSHIGKIYNILSYKMAEKIYQETPGIKEVYVWLLSEIGQPINQPKIASAQLILESNIKFSNISKQVEEIIQEELSKIDQFCESLVKERYEVC, from the coding sequence ATGAGTAATAATATAGTTGTAGCTGAATTAAAACAAATTCCATTAGAAAACCAGCCAATAGAAATTTGCGAAAGAAAAGGAGTTGGTCATCCAGATTATATATGCGATGCTATAGCTAACGAAGTTTCAATTGCTCTTTCAAAAGAGTATCTAAAAAAATTCGGCGCTATAATGCATCATAATATTGATAAAGGATTGCTAGTAGCTGGAGAGGTTGAAAGAAGATTTGGAGGCGGAAAAGTTTTAAACCCTATGCTTATGGTTTTCGGCGATAGAGCTACATTTAAAGTTGATGAAGAAGAAATTCCAGTAAATGAAATTGTTGTTAAAACAGCTAGAGAATGGTTTAAAAGAAACTTAAGATTTGTTAATCCTGAAGAGCATGTGAAATATCAAGTTGAACTTAAAAGAGGTTCAGAAGCGCTTACAGATATTTTTAAAAGAGGGGGAAAAATTTTAGGAGCAAATGATACTTCAGCAGCTGTAGGCTTCTTTCCAATGACTGAAACTGAAAAAATTGTTTTTGAAACTGAAAGATTTCTTAACTCTAAAGACTTTAAGAAAAAGCATCCTGAATCTGGAGAAGATGTTAAAATCATGGGCTTAAGGAAGAACAATAATCTTCAATTAACTATAGCCATGGCTTTTGTGGATAAATTTATAGAAAGCGAAGATGATTATTTTAAAAGAAAAAGCGAAATCTTAGAGGAGGTTAAAGAATTCGTAAATTCAAAAACAAATATGAAGACTTCTATAAGCCTTAACACGCTTGATAGAAAAGGTAGAGGAATGGGGGGAATGTATTTAACAGTTCTTGGAACTTCAGCTGATGATGGAGATTGTGGTCAAGTTGGAAGAGGGAATAGAGTTAACGGCATAATACCATTAAATAGGCCCACTTCTTCAGAAGCAGCTGCTGGAAAAAACCCTGTAAGCCATATAGGTAAAATCTATAATATTTTAAGCTATAAAATGGCTGAAAAAATTTATCAAGAAACGCCTGGAATAAAAGAGGTTTACGTATGGCTTTTAAGTGAAATTGGTCAACCAATAAATCAACCTAAAATAGCTTCAGCTCAATTAATTTTAGAATCTAACATTAAATTTTCAAATATTTCAAAACAGGTGGAAGAAATAATTCAGGAGGAATTAAGTAAAATCGACCAGTTTTGCGAAAGCTTAGTTAAAGAACGCTATGAAGTTTGCTGA
- a CDS encoding CBS domain-containing protein: MLPSLKEIELKRKSLGLNQKQLAKLAGVSQSFIAKIESGKINPSYEKTKTIFDVLESVERRREIKIEQIMHKEVVGVNKKDSVVKVARLMSETGYSQLPVFNEEKKVVGSVTEKTILDQIVRAKDPKELSNLSVEEIMEGAFPTIDEKSPVETASFLLQYSPAVLVVRKGEVAGIVTKADLLKTIH; this comes from the coding sequence ATGCTTCCATCATTAAAGGAGATAGAGCTTAAAAGAAAAAGCTTAGGGTTAAATCAAAAGCAATTAGCTAAACTTGCTGGAGTAAGCCAATCTTTTATAGCAAAAATAGAATCTGGAAAAATTAATCCTTCATATGAAAAAACAAAAACGATTTTTGACGTTCTTGAAAGCGTAGAAAGGCGAAGAGAAATAAAAATTGAGCAAATAATGCATAAAGAGGTTGTAGGAGTTAATAAAAAAGATTCTGTAGTTAAAGTAGCTCGTTTAATGAGTGAAACAGGGTATTCTCAGCTTCCAGTTTTTAATGAAGAAAAAAAGGTTGTTGGAAGCGTAACAGAAAAAACAATTCTCGATCAAATTGTTAGAGCTAAAGATCCAAAAGAGCTTTCAAACCTTTCTGTAGAAGAAATAATGGAGGGGGCTTTTCCAACTATAGATGAAAAATCGCCGGTAGAAACTGCTTCATTTCTTTTGCAGTATTCGCCAGCAGTACTTGTAGTAAGAAAAGGCGAAGTTGCAGGTATAGTAACTAAAGCAGACCTGCTTAAAACAATTCATTAA
- a CDS encoding redox-regulated ATPase YchF yields the protein MIKIGLIGKTNAGKTTFFNAATLLSAEVSTYPFTTKEPNIGRAYIQTICVCKELGVKDNPQNSFCIDGWRFIPVELIDLPGLIKGAWLGKGLGTAFLSIAAQADVLLHVVDASGSVDSEGRLTKPGFGNPILDVYDVEEELTRWFAKTIERSSKKIIKQVDKGGDLAEAIAEVLAGLKIKLTHVAKALEASGLKNKRMENWFEKDYLNFAKELRSLSKPTIIIANKMDIGPAEENFKKLSEEFKEIIIVPCSSDAELALRRAEQKGFIKYIPGEEAFKVVDESKLTKEQKWALNYVQQRVLSKFIGTGVQFALNLSVFKLLGMNVVYPVEDAEHLSDKKGNVLPDAFLVSKDSTIKDLAAQIHTELAQTLIYGIDARTGLRLPVNYTLRDRDIIHIVAASKRK from the coding sequence ATGATTAAAATAGGTTTGATTGGAAAAACTAACGCTGGGAAAACTACTTTTTTTAATGCTGCTACCTTGCTTTCAGCTGAAGTTTCCACTTATCCTTTTACAACGAAAGAGCCTAATATAGGGAGAGCTTACATTCAAACTATTTGTGTTTGCAAAGAGCTTGGCGTTAAAGATAATCCGCAAAACTCTTTTTGCATTGATGGTTGGCGTTTTATCCCAGTAGAATTAATTGATCTTCCTGGTTTAATTAAAGGAGCATGGCTTGGAAAAGGTTTAGGAACAGCTTTTTTAAGCATTGCAGCTCAAGCTGATGTTTTGCTTCATGTGGTTGATGCTTCTGGAAGCGTTGATAGCGAGGGTAGGCTAACTAAACCTGGATTTGGAAACCCTATATTGGATGTTTATGATGTTGAGGAGGAGTTAACACGATGGTTTGCGAAAACTATAGAGAGAAGCTCGAAAAAGATAATTAAGCAAGTTGATAAAGGTGGGGATTTAGCTGAAGCTATAGCTGAGGTTTTAGCTGGATTAAAAATTAAGTTAACTCATGTAGCTAAGGCTTTAGAAGCTTCAGGTTTAAAAAATAAAAGGATGGAGAATTGGTTTGAAAAAGATTATTTAAATTTCGCTAAAGAGCTTAGATCGCTTTCTAAACCTACGATAATAATTGCGAATAAAATGGATATAGGGCCAGCTGAAGAAAACTTTAAAAAGTTAAGTGAGGAATTTAAAGAAATTATTATTGTTCCATGCTCTAGCGATGCTGAATTAGCCTTGCGTAGAGCTGAGCAAAAAGGTTTTATAAAATATATTCCTGGAGAGGAAGCTTTTAAAGTGGTGGATGAAAGCAAGCTTACAAAAGAGCAGAAATGGGCTTTAAATTATGTTCAGCAAAGGGTTTTATCTAAATTTATTGGAACAGGGGTTCAATTTGCTTTAAACTTAAGCGTTTTTAAGCTTTTAGGAATGAATGTTGTTTATCCAGTTGAGGATGCTGAGCATTTATCAGATAAAAAAGGAAATGTTTTACCTGACGCTTTTTTAGTTTCAAAAGATTCAACAATTAAGGATTTAGCTGCTCAAATTCATACAGAGCTTGCTCAAACATTAATTTATGGTATTGATGCTAGAACAGGGTTAAGGCTTCCAGTAAATTATACATTAAGAGATAGAGATATAATTCATATTGTAGCAGCATCAAAAAGAAAATGA
- a CDS encoding rhodanese-like domain-containing protein translates to MNKIYKNIICVFIIIIIAIISVFGIRILLKSTPETISNNSTSICPICTYLTSYMFYQNITVNELKAMLDEEANITIVDVRMPEEYANGHIPNAINIPMHKISSRVNEIKGKNVVVYCNSGAKSKASARILVVNGVQNVWNLAGGLKAWIAAGYPIEK, encoded by the coding sequence ATGAATAAAATATATAAAAACATTATATGCGTATTTATTATAATTATTATTGCAATTATTTCGGTATTTGGCATACGCATTTTGCTTAAATCGACACCTGAAACCATATCTAATAACTCAACCTCGATATGCCCTATATGCACTTATTTAACGTCATATATGTTTTATCAAAATATAACTGTTAACGAGTTGAAAGCTATGCTAGATGAAGAAGCAAACATAACTATCGTTGATGTAAGAATGCCTGAAGAATATGCAAATGGTCATATACCAAACGCCATAAATATTCCAATGCATAAAATTTCATCAAGAGTAAATGAGATAAAAGGAAAAAATGTTGTTGTTTATTGCAATTCTGGTGCTAAAAGCAAAGCATCCGCTAGAATACTAGTTGTAAATGGTGTTCAAAATGTTTGGAATTTAGCCGGCGGTTTAAAAGCTTGGATTGCTGCAGGTTATCCTATTGAAAAATAA
- the thiL gene encoding thiamine-phosphate kinase gives MFTAENLGEREIIKLFLKFFISSPSELKFFNEDVALVKLPRGKAVVLKCDMLVSSTDVPPGMSFKQVGRKAVVSTVSDFAAKGVKPLALLVSVGLPKHMLKNELKQLALGLASGAKEYNVKIIGGDTNESKELIIDCIGYGLCNEKNLFFRWGAKPGDILASTGEFGAASAGLKIALNSFKASKSLRRKLLKSVYMPKAHLKEGLALSKVKAATASIDSSDGLAWSLFELSKMSKVGFIIKNLPISKEVLMLAKLNKLNPIKLALYGGEEFNLILTIRRDKWSKALKAVKAVGGELYFLGEVVKEKKLVLSLKDRGEEKIKPLGWEHLKKKW, from the coding sequence TTGTTTACAGCTGAAAATTTAGGGGAGAGAGAAATTATAAAGCTTTTTCTTAAATTTTTTATTTCATCCCCTTCAGAGTTAAAGTTTTTTAATGAAGATGTAGCTTTAGTTAAATTGCCTAGGGGTAAAGCAGTTGTTTTAAAGTGCGATATGCTTGTTTCATCTACAGATGTCCCGCCTGGAATGAGTTTTAAGCAAGTTGGTAGAAAAGCTGTTGTTTCAACAGTTAGTGATTTCGCTGCTAAAGGCGTTAAACCTTTAGCGCTTTTAGTTTCTGTAGGATTGCCTAAACATATGCTTAAAAATGAGTTGAAGCAATTAGCTTTAGGTTTAGCTTCTGGAGCTAAAGAATATAATGTTAAAATCATTGGCGGCGATACGAATGAATCCAAAGAATTAATAATTGATTGTATTGGTTATGGATTATGTAATGAAAAAAATTTATTTTTTAGATGGGGCGCTAAACCGGGGGATATTTTAGCTTCAACTGGAGAGTTTGGAGCAGCTTCAGCTGGGCTTAAAATAGCTTTAAACAGTTTTAAAGCTTCAAAAAGTTTGAGGCGAAAATTGCTTAAATCAGTTTATATGCCTAAAGCTCATTTAAAAGAGGGGTTAGCATTATCTAAAGTTAAAGCAGCAACAGCTTCTATTGATTCAAGCGATGGATTAGCTTGGTCTCTTTTCGAGCTTTCTAAAATGAGTAAGGTAGGCTTTATTATAAAAAATTTACCTATCTCAAAAGAGGTTTTAATGCTTGCTAAATTAAATAAGTTGAATCCTATTAAGCTAGCACTTTACGGTGGAGAAGAATTCAATTTAATTTTAACTATAAGGCGGGATAAATGGAGTAAAGCTTTAAAGGCTGTAAAAGCGGTTGGAGGAGAGCTTTATTTTTTAGGTGAAGTTGTTAAAGAAAAAAAGCTTGTTTTAAGCTTAAAGGATAGGGGAGAAGAGAAAATTAAGCCTTTAGGTTGGGAGCATTTAAAAAAGAAGTGGTAA